The following are from one region of the Actinomyces sp. oral taxon 897 genome:
- a CDS encoding ubiquitin-like protein Pup, whose protein sequence is MATTQQQVQPVPGPEEGPQAGGAAQTQVSGVDDVLDEIDAVLEANAAAFVQGFVQKGGQ, encoded by the coding sequence ATGGCCACCACCCAGCAGCAGGTCCAGCCCGTGCCCGGCCCGGAGGAGGGCCCGCAGGCGGGTGGCGCCGCCCAGACCCAGGTCAGCGGCGTGGACGACGTCCTTGACGAGATCGACGCCGTCCTGGAGGCCAATGCGGCCGCCTTCGTCCAGGGCTTCGTCCAGAAGGGCGGCCAGTGA
- the hisF gene encoding imidazole glycerol phosphate synthase subunit HisF, with protein MSVAIRIIPCLDVKDGRVVKGVNFAGLRDAGDPVELARRYDAQGADEITFLDVSASAEGRATMVDVVSAAADQVFVPLTVGGGVRTVQDVARLLAAGADKVGVNTAAVARPELLGEVADRFGNQVIVLSVDARRCPPGVSTPSGYEVTTHGGRRSTGIDAVGWAVRAVELGAGEILLNSMDADGVTRGFDLEMLDAVRRAVSVPLIASGGAGRPEDFVSAADHGADALLAASVFHYGTMTVGRAKEALRAAGHPVR; from the coding sequence ATGAGCGTCGCGATCCGCATTATCCCTTGCCTGGACGTCAAGGACGGCCGGGTGGTCAAGGGCGTCAACTTCGCCGGCCTGCGTGACGCCGGGGACCCCGTCGAGCTCGCCCGCCGCTACGACGCCCAGGGCGCGGACGAGATCACCTTCCTGGACGTGTCCGCCTCGGCCGAGGGGCGAGCCACCATGGTGGACGTGGTCTCCGCCGCCGCCGACCAGGTCTTCGTGCCCCTGACCGTGGGCGGCGGCGTGCGCACCGTCCAGGACGTGGCCCGTCTCCTGGCCGCCGGGGCGGACAAGGTCGGGGTCAACACCGCCGCCGTCGCCCGCCCCGAGCTCCTGGGCGAGGTCGCCGACCGCTTCGGCAACCAGGTCATCGTCCTGTCGGTGGACGCCCGCCGCTGCCCACCCGGGGTGAGCACGCCGTCAGGCTACGAGGTCACCACCCACGGCGGGCGGCGCTCCACCGGGATCGACGCCGTCGGCTGGGCGGTGCGGGCCGTGGAGCTGGGGGCCGGCGAGATCCTGCTCAACTCCATGGACGCCGACGGGGTCACACGCGGCTTCGACCTGGAGATGCTCGACGCCGTGCGCCGCGCCGTGAGCGTGCCCCTCATCGCCTCCGGCGGGGCGGGACGCCCCGAGGACTTCGTGTCCGCCGCCGACCACGGGGCCGACGCCCTCCTGGCCGCCAGCGTCTTCCACTACGGGACCATGACGGTCGGGCGGGCCAAGGAGGCGCTGCGCGCCGCCGGGCACCCCGTACGCTGA
- a CDS encoding proteasome accessory factor PafA2 family protein, producing the protein MSRPPQGVPGPREAVTRPVGLETEYGITQPGNAYANSVVLASQLVRAYALRSRPGLPGARPVAWDYEGEDPLADQRGGRLDRASAHPSLLTDDPDVPAPAGDAPHVPATGGTGRGDRPVGTPAHARQAGAELPGAPWGTRPRPGAAEAALPRATAVVLTSGARLYVDHAHPEYSSPEVLTPRDALVWDRAGEEVARRAMTALARDGGPEVVLYKNNVDGKGAAYGSHENYLLERAVPFARVAAALVPFLVTRPVMVGAGRVGVGQRSERPGFQVSQRADYVGCEIGLQTTFNRPIVNTRDEPHADAARFRRLHVINGDANRFDVPIYLKVASTSLLLWYLERAQARGEGLGDLAGLRLRGDPVEEHWAASRDTTLTYSLATARGPMTALDVQRAYLEAVTGALEADHGGTRADQVGPETARALDVWGEVLDVLDAVAAEGVRGQAGAAAAPLVEWVAKMRLCEGLRARSGTSWEDPRLAALDIQWADLRRAGVVDRLDAAGHVRRLAAPQEVAAAADTPPRGTRAVVRGRAVATDPRVVAASWTGLVLDVPGVADLLRVPLPGGVALTSGEAERIAATIGALGPQGGH; encoded by the coding sequence ATGAGCCGTCCGCCCCAGGGGGTCCCCGGGCCCCGGGAGGCCGTCACCCGTCCCGTGGGGCTGGAGACCGAGTACGGGATCACCCAGCCCGGGAACGCCTACGCCAACTCCGTGGTCCTGGCCAGCCAGCTGGTCCGCGCCTACGCCCTCCGCTCCCGCCCCGGCCTGCCCGGGGCGCGTCCGGTGGCCTGGGACTACGAGGGGGAGGACCCTCTGGCCGACCAGCGTGGCGGACGGCTCGACCGTGCCAGCGCCCACCCCAGCCTCCTGACCGACGACCCCGACGTACCCGCGCCGGCCGGGGACGCCCCGCACGTCCCCGCCACCGGGGGCACCGGCCGGGGGGACCGCCCGGTCGGCACACCGGCGCACGCCCGGCAGGCCGGGGCGGAGCTGCCGGGCGCGCCGTGGGGGACCCGCCCCCGGCCCGGCGCCGCCGAGGCCGCCCTGCCGCGTGCCACCGCCGTGGTCCTGACCAGCGGGGCGCGCCTGTACGTGGACCACGCCCACCCCGAGTACTCCTCCCCGGAGGTCCTGACCCCCCGTGACGCCCTGGTCTGGGACCGTGCCGGGGAGGAGGTCGCCCGCCGGGCCATGACGGCCCTGGCCCGTGACGGCGGCCCGGAGGTGGTCCTGTACAAGAACAACGTGGACGGTAAGGGGGCGGCCTACGGTTCCCACGAGAACTACCTCCTGGAGCGCGCCGTCCCCTTCGCCCGCGTGGCCGCGGCCCTCGTCCCCTTCCTGGTGACCCGCCCCGTCATGGTGGGGGCCGGGCGCGTGGGGGTCGGGCAGCGCTCCGAGCGCCCCGGCTTCCAGGTCAGCCAGCGGGCCGACTACGTCGGCTGCGAGATCGGGCTGCAGACCACCTTCAACCGGCCCATTGTCAACACCCGTGACGAGCCCCACGCCGATGCCGCCCGGTTCCGGCGCCTCCACGTCATCAACGGTGACGCCAACCGCTTTGACGTGCCCATCTACCTCAAGGTCGCCTCCACGAGCCTGCTCCTGTGGTACCTGGAGCGGGCGCAGGCCCGCGGCGAGGGCCTGGGGGACCTGGCGGGGCTGCGCCTGAGAGGGGACCCGGTCGAGGAGCACTGGGCGGCGTCCCGCGACACCACCCTGACCTACTCCCTGGCCACCGCCCGCGGCCCCATGACCGCCCTGGACGTCCAACGGGCCTACCTGGAGGCCGTCACCGGCGCCCTGGAGGCCGACCACGGCGGTACCCGGGCTGACCAGGTCGGGCCCGAGACCGCCCGGGCCCTGGATGTGTGGGGCGAGGTCCTGGACGTCCTGGACGCCGTGGCCGCCGAGGGGGTGCGCGGGCAGGCGGGGGCCGCCGCCGCGCCCCTGGTGGAGTGGGTGGCCAAGATGCGCCTGTGCGAGGGCCTGCGCGCGCGCTCCGGCACCAGCTGGGAGGACCCGCGCCTGGCCGCCCTGGACATCCAGTGGGCGGACCTGCGTCGTGCCGGCGTGGTGGACCGGCTGGACGCCGCCGGGCACGTCCGGCGCCTGGCCGCCCCCCAGGAGGTCGCGGCCGCGGCCGACACGCCTCCCCGGGGCACGCGCGCCGTCGTGCGCGGACGCGCCGTGGCCACCGACCCGCGCGTCGTGGCCGCCTCCTGGACCGGTCTCGTGCTGGACGTGCCCGGGGTCGCCGACCTCCTGCGCGTCCCCCTGCCCGGTGGTGTCGCGCTCACCTCGGGGGAGGCCGAGCGGATCGCCGCTACGATTGGGGCCCTGGGCCCCCAGGGGGGACACTAG
- a CDS encoding tRNA (adenine-N1)-methyltransferase has protein sequence MSQTSTSAPSVPSAPSDAVPALPPRHLSQAVLGQAGRRGPLRYGERVQVTDTKGRKNTFVLDPRGYFQSQRGSFYHRDVVGLDEGTVLTTDTGHELLLLRPLLADYVLSMPRGAQVVYAKDAGQVVAMGDIFPGARVLEAGVGSGALTMSLLGAVGPEGHLVSVERREDFAAIAASNVDAWFGGHHPAWELRTGEFALVAARMEPGSIDRVVLDMLAPWENVPASARALAPGGVFLAYVATVTQLSRTVEALRHSGLFTEPESWESLVRTWNVDGLAVRPDHRMVAHTGFLVTARRLAAGSGPLTRRRPPARGAYDEAGYWEPQDVGERTATDRKVRRVLRDCRARQPEDATPVLPGLPPQGAEGNVPGAAEGVPAPAPEAAGGGAAGAGTPPGQPGGQPIGGTGD, from the coding sequence ATGAGCCAGACCAGCACCAGCGCTCCCTCCGTCCCATCCGCCCCATCCGACGCCGTCCCCGCGCTCCCGCCCCGCCACCTCAGCCAGGCGGTCCTGGGGCAGGCGGGCCGGCGCGGCCCCCTGCGCTACGGCGAGCGCGTCCAGGTCACCGACACCAAGGGCCGTAAGAATACCTTCGTCCTGGACCCCCGTGGCTACTTCCAGTCCCAGCGCGGCAGCTTCTACCACCGTGACGTCGTCGGCCTGGACGAGGGCACGGTGCTGACCACCGACACCGGTCACGAGCTGCTCCTGCTGCGCCCCCTCCTGGCCGACTACGTCCTGTCCATGCCGCGAGGCGCCCAGGTGGTCTACGCCAAGGATGCCGGGCAGGTGGTCGCCATGGGTGACATCTTCCCCGGCGCCCGCGTCCTGGAGGCCGGGGTCGGCTCCGGGGCCCTGACCATGAGCCTGCTGGGCGCCGTCGGGCCGGAGGGCCACCTGGTCTCCGTGGAGCGCCGTGAGGACTTCGCCGCCATTGCCGCCTCCAACGTGGACGCCTGGTTCGGGGGCCACCACCCCGCCTGGGAGCTGCGCACCGGGGAGTTCGCGCTGGTGGCCGCCCGCATGGAGCCCGGCAGCATCGACCGGGTGGTCCTGGACATGCTCGCCCCCTGGGAGAACGTGCCCGCCTCCGCACGCGCCCTGGCCCCCGGGGGCGTGTTCCTGGCCTACGTGGCCACCGTCACCCAGCTCTCGCGCACCGTCGAGGCGCTGCGGCACAGCGGCCTGTTCACCGAGCCCGAGTCCTGGGAGTCCCTGGTGCGTACCTGGAACGTCGACGGCCTGGCCGTGCGCCCCGACCACCGCATGGTCGCCCACACCGGCTTCCTGGTCACCGCCCGCCGCCTGGCCGCCGGGTCCGGTCCTCTGACCCGGCGGCGCCCACCGGCCCGCGGCGCCTACGACGAGGCTGGCTACTGGGAGCCCCAGGACGTGGGGGAGCGCACCGCCACCGACAGGAAGGTCCGCCGTGTCCTGCGCGACTGCCGTGCCAGGCAGCCCGAGGACGCCACCCCCGTCCTGCCCGGCCTGCCTCCCCAGGGCGCTGAGGGGAACGTACCGGGCGCCGCGGAGGGCGTGCCGGCCCCGGCCCCGGAGGCGGCTGGAGGGGGCGCCGCCGGGGCGGGGACCCCACCCGGCCAGCCGGGCGGGCAGCCTATCGGTGGTACCGGTGACTGA
- the arc gene encoding proteasome ATPase, translated as MGPPPAPRTPSPSFASHQLREARAQAVSLAAKNERLAAALATARERLAELGAQLDAVTFPPVTLGLLTDVPVARRSGREDPQARHAGASHEVEVHLGGRTMLLGLHPRLHPVLESGGLRVGQQVAVNDQMLVVDVLPEPVTGEAVTLDERLDARHVLVTTGGGATRVLRLADGLVDARAGQGGVVAPAAEGAAAEGGAVAPAAPGVDPLAPGTTLTADLRAGVATGAVARTSVEQLVVAEAPDVSWEDIGGLAPQIRAVRDALELPFAHPGLYRSYGLSAPRGLLLYGPPGTGKTLIAKAVATSLARSLGRGAPSAAFLNIKGPELLSKFVGETERQIRAIFTQARRVSAEDRPVVVFFDEMEALFRTRGSGVSSDVETTVVPQVLAEIDGVESLRNVVVIGASNREDMIDPAVLRPGRLDVRIYVGRPDAEAALDILARHLTADLPLDPAELAAADGDRQAAAQAMRTAVVAALYARTPDTAVLEASDAAGGTQVLHLADIASGAMLAAVVARAKTLAIKDELAGGPGGLSTPRLLEALRQETAMSEELTGATTPEGWARVVGRRGAPVSSVRRLRPRPTGAAGPGVPAHPARCAPSAVPDPVPTTTGGTP; from the coding sequence GTGGGGCCCCCGCCCGCACCCAGGACGCCCTCACCGAGCTTTGCCAGCCACCAGCTGCGTGAGGCCCGGGCGCAGGCCGTGAGCCTGGCCGCCAAGAACGAGCGCCTCGCGGCCGCCCTGGCCACCGCCCGCGAGCGCCTGGCCGAGCTCGGGGCCCAGCTCGACGCCGTCACCTTCCCCCCGGTCACCCTGGGCCTGCTCACGGACGTCCCCGTAGCCCGCCGCAGCGGCCGGGAGGACCCCCAGGCCCGCCACGCCGGGGCCTCCCACGAGGTCGAGGTCCACCTCGGCGGCCGGACCATGCTCCTGGGCCTCCACCCGCGCCTGCACCCGGTCCTGGAGTCCGGGGGGCTGCGCGTGGGCCAGCAGGTGGCCGTCAACGACCAGATGCTCGTCGTGGACGTCCTGCCTGAGCCCGTGACCGGTGAGGCCGTCACCCTCGACGAGCGCCTGGACGCGCGCCACGTCCTGGTGACCACCGGCGGGGGAGCCACCCGCGTGCTGCGCCTGGCCGACGGCCTCGTAGACGCCCGCGCGGGCCAGGGCGGCGTGGTGGCCCCGGCTGCGGAAGGCGCGGCTGCGGAGGGCGGTGCGGTGGCCCCGGCTGCCCCCGGCGTGGACCCCCTGGCCCCGGGCACCACCCTGACCGCCGACCTGCGGGCCGGGGTCGCCACCGGGGCGGTGGCACGCACCAGCGTGGAGCAGCTCGTCGTCGCCGAGGCCCCTGACGTCTCCTGGGAGGACATCGGCGGCCTGGCCCCTCAGATCCGGGCCGTCCGTGACGCCCTGGAGCTGCCCTTCGCCCACCCCGGGCTCTACCGCTCCTACGGCCTGTCCGCCCCCAGGGGCCTGCTCCTGTACGGCCCGCCCGGCACCGGCAAGACCCTCATCGCCAAGGCCGTGGCCACCTCCCTGGCGCGCTCACTGGGTCGGGGGGCGCCGTCGGCCGCCTTCCTCAATATCAAGGGGCCTGAGCTGCTCAGCAAGTTCGTGGGGGAGACCGAGCGCCAGATCCGGGCCATCTTCACCCAGGCCCGCAGGGTCAGTGCCGAGGACCGTCCTGTCGTGGTCTTCTTCGACGAGATGGAGGCCCTGTTCCGTACCCGCGGCAGCGGCGTGTCCAGTGACGTGGAGACCACGGTCGTCCCCCAGGTGCTGGCCGAGATCGACGGCGTGGAGTCCCTGCGCAACGTGGTGGTCATTGGCGCCTCCAACCGTGAGGACATGATCGACCCCGCCGTCCTGCGCCCCGGCCGCCTGGACGTGCGGATCTACGTCGGCCGGCCCGACGCCGAGGCCGCCCTGGACATCCTGGCCAGGCACCTGACGGCCGACCTCCCCCTGGACCCGGCTGAGCTCGCCGCGGCCGACGGCGACCGGCAGGCCGCCGCGCAGGCCATGCGCACGGCCGTCGTGGCCGCCCTGTACGCCCGTACCCCGGACACGGCGGTCCTGGAGGCCAGCGACGCCGCCGGGGGCACGCAGGTCCTGCACCTGGCCGACATCGCCAGCGGCGCCATGCTGGCCGCCGTGGTGGCGCGGGCCAAGACCCTGGCCATCAAGGACGAGCTGGCCGGGGGGCCGGGGGGTCTGTCCACGCCCCGCCTGCTGGAGGCGCTCAGGCAGGAGACGGCCATGAGCGAGGAGCTCACCGGGGCCACGACGCCGGAGGGCTGGGCGCGTGTGGTCGGCCGCCGCGGCGCCCCGGTGAGCTCCGTACGCCGCCTGCGCCCCCGCCCCACGGGGGCCGCGGGTCCCGGCGTGCCCGCGCACCCGGCCCGGTGCGCGCCGTCAGCCGTCCCGGACCCCGTCCCTACGACGACAGGAGGCACCCCATGA
- the pafA gene encoding Pup--protein ligase, which produces MSTDTAQPAGTPRPAGTGPRPSARRIVGIETEYGITCASTTGGPPPLDADHAARELFEPLIQAGRSSNVFTPGGARLYLDVGSHPEFATAECDRLEDVLAQDRAGEITMADLAGQANARLAAAGVPGRIHLFKNNLDARGAGFGCHENYLVRRRGDFWNDARTLVPHLVTRQILVGSGHVVPAGPRCRPRYVFSQRADQMHDAVSSATTRSRPLINTRDEPHADAGRYRRMHVIVGDSNIAQGATLLKVAAMDLLLDYLEEGGDLGDLALAEPMRAIRETCHDLSGTVALERADGRTITPVDLQGEHLERVRAHAANLDLTALQHAALDLWERGLEALRAGDVGAVATELDWAAKYRLLERYAERAGAELDDPRLARLALAYHDVSADGLRARLEAGGLLRRYVPEEAARRAVTTPPATTRAHLRGRVVARARELRRDLSVDWVNLRLDDGRTPAIALRDPFASHDERVDSLIAAMDEAGSLPAGL; this is translated from the coding sequence GTGAGCACCGACACCGCGCAGCCGGCCGGCACCCCTCGGCCTGCCGGTACCGGCCCGCGCCCCAGCGCCCGACGCATTGTCGGCATTGAGACCGAGTACGGCATCACCTGCGCCTCCACCACCGGAGGGCCCCCGCCCCTGGACGCCGACCACGCGGCCCGGGAGCTGTTCGAGCCCCTCATCCAGGCGGGGCGCTCCTCCAACGTCTTCACCCCCGGTGGGGCCCGCCTCTACCTGGACGTCGGCAGCCACCCCGAGTTCGCCACCGCCGAGTGCGACCGTCTGGAGGACGTCCTGGCCCAGGACCGGGCCGGGGAGATCACCATGGCGGACCTGGCCGGGCAGGCCAACGCCCGCTTGGCCGCCGCCGGGGTCCCGGGTCGCATACACCTGTTCAAGAACAACCTCGACGCCCGGGGCGCGGGGTTCGGGTGCCACGAGAACTACCTGGTCCGGCGTCGGGGCGACTTCTGGAACGACGCCCGCACCCTGGTGCCCCACCTGGTCACCCGCCAGATCCTGGTGGGCTCCGGGCACGTCGTGCCCGCCGGCCCCCGCTGTCGGCCCCGCTACGTCTTCTCCCAGCGCGCCGACCAGATGCACGACGCCGTCTCCAGCGCCACCACCCGCTCCCGGCCCCTGATCAACACCCGTGACGAGCCCCACGCCGACGCCGGGCGCTACCGCCGTATGCACGTCATCGTGGGGGACTCCAACATCGCCCAGGGCGCCACGCTGCTCAAGGTCGCCGCCATGGACCTGCTCCTGGACTACCTGGAGGAGGGCGGGGACCTGGGGGACCTGGCCCTGGCCGAGCCCATGCGCGCCATCCGCGAGACCTGCCACGACCTGAGCGGCACCGTGGCCCTGGAACGCGCCGACGGCCGGACCATCACCCCCGTCGACCTCCAGGGCGAGCACCTGGAGCGGGTGCGCGCCCACGCCGCCAACCTGGATCTCACCGCCCTGCAGCACGCCGCCCTGGACCTGTGGGAGCGGGGCCTGGAGGCCCTGCGCGCCGGGGACGTGGGCGCCGTGGCCACCGAGCTGGACTGGGCCGCCAAGTACCGGCTCCTGGAGCGCTATGCCGAGCGGGCCGGGGCGGAGCTGGACGACCCCCGTCTGGCCCGCCTGGCCCTGGCCTACCACGACGTCTCGGCCGACGGGTTGCGGGCCCGGCTGGAGGCGGGCGGCCTGCTGCGCCGCTACGTCCCCGAGGAGGCTGCCCGCCGGGCCGTGACCACCCCGCCGGCCACCACCCGGGCCCACCTGCGCGGCCGGGTGGTGGCACGGGCCCGTGAGCTGCGCCGTGACCTGAGCGTGGACTGGGTCAACCTCAGGCTCGACGACGGGCGCACCCCCGCCATCGCCCTGCGTGACCCCTTTGCGAGCCACGACGAGCGGGTGGACTCGCTTATCGCGGCCATGGACGAGGCTGGTAGCCTCCCGGCAGGTCTGTGA